The genomic window GATTAGCAAAGGCGCAAAGTCTTTTTTATTGAGTCTGTTTTTAAGACGTAAGAAAATCAAAGATTTTCGACAGATTTCTTTTTAATCGGACACAGCAAAAAAGTGAATCCGAATGGGAAAGTTGAGGTTGGATCTTATTGTTTCGATGAGCCTTCAAAATGAAACCACTGCAATGAAGCAGTGGTTTCATTAATTCAGATTAATTATTCAACTATATATTGTCTTAATATATTTTGCATGCCTTCCTTCAGATTGTTACTGTCAATTCTTAACATTGGTCTTTATCCATCAGGAAAACTAATAAACAACGTATAAGGATCAGACTCTCTTCCTCCATCAAATTTAATAACAGCAACATCTCCGTTCTCTTTTACTGTTTCAAAACACATCAGTAAATCTTCTAAATCAGAATCTTTACTAAGTACCAGTTTGATATAATCCATTTTATGATATTTATTTAATAATCTTGTAATTATTGACTGACCTCTCCCCAATGTTTTCCACCCCGAAAAGATCATGCTCCGGTCCCATGTACACCGCCCTCCTTCCGTCAGGATCAATAAACATCACGGGATTATTCAATGCATAATTGTAAGGCGTAACTCTTGTCGTAGTTTCAGCCAATGGATCGATAACGCCCCAACGTGCAATATCGCTCATATACATCCTTGCCCCGAAATCATTCCACCCGGTTTCCTGTTGTAATTCTTTGCCGCTGTACTGGTATTTGTAGGAAGGATTTCCGTTGGTCGGGTTATAACCTTGATGTTTTAATCCAAAAGGGTAATAGTTGTTTTCTTCAAGAACTTCTGCGCTATATATTGAAATTAGGGTATTAAATCAATACCCTAATCATCTTAAAGTAGGGAGATATATGAAAAAGGCAACGAACCTACATAAAATATGATGGATACCATAGTATATTTAAATTTTCTTTTTCATTTGTTTATTATATAAAATCATTTGTGGAATAAATAACAATAAAACAGATAAAGAAAAAGGATTAAAACCTCTCAAAATTGTAAAAAATATGGACAATAGAATTGAAAGGATTAATAACCAGGAGTTTAATACATAAGCTATTTTTAAATAACCTTTTTCAGCAAGTTCATCCCAACTATCGATAATTTTAATATCGAATTTATTAGCATCATTCTTTAGTTTAGAAATAAATGCATCAGCATCTTTGGTCATTATTTTAGCATTATTAATATGAATTATGTGAGTGTCTGTTTTTATTTTTCTTAAAAGATTTCCTTCATCCAAAATTATTGTCTTTATTGAATCAATTCTAATAGGATCTATAGGCTTATAATTAAAAATTATTTTTTTATCCCATTCAAAAAATAATTCATTTTTATCATTTATTTTTATTTTCAGGTTTCCTACAACAAAATAATAAATTATAAAAAAAATAATGATTAGAAACAAAAATGGAAAAATTAATGAATTAAATTCTGCACCAATAAAAATTGATATTATAAAAAATATTGGAGCTAAAAAGAGACTTAAGAGGATTCTTTTCTTTCCAAAAATAGTAATATTATATTCTTTCATTTTTTTAATTTTCATTTACAGAATCATAAATTAATGTCCCTGCTCCATAGGCTAGTACTCCAATTCCAATTGCCCAACCAACAGGGTTTGATACAAGACCTAAAGCGACAAGTCCTGTTGTCCCCAAACCAACTACTCCAATAGTAGTATCTAAAACATCTCGATGACTTAAGACTTCATTAATGCCACCTTTTTGATATTGATCATAAACCTTTACTGAAGAATATGCAGTAGTTACAACAGTAGCAGCAGTTCCCAGACCTTTAAAGAGTTTTAAATATTTCGATCCTGAATAACCTAAAGCCGAAAGTGTTCTAACTTCCTGTGCTGTTTTATTAAGAGCATTAAATTCACTTATTGTTAAACCAGCATTCTTTCTTATTCCAGCCTCTAAAAGTTGTAATTTCACATCATTCCCAGAGCCAAAAACACTTAGTTTTTTACTAAATGATTCCCAATTAAAGCCACCATCAATTTTCTCTTTATGATTTACCATCTCATCAATAACCATTTCTTTTTCCCCATTCTCATTAATATGAATACCTCCTAAGGCACCGGTCGTCCAATATGAAAAATATCCATTTTTACTTATCAGACCTCCTTCACCTCCAGAATATAAAGTAGTCATCAAAGTTCTATATGCAGCAGTTTGACCAAAAGTTAATCCAACACCTCCGCCACTACTAGCCCCAGTATTAAAAGGCATACCATCTCCTAAAAATGATGTGAATGAGCCAAATCTATTATAACTCATTTTGGTTGAGCTGGTTGATAATCCCAATGTTTTCCACCCCGAAAAGATCATACTGCGGTCCCATGTACATCGCCTTTCTTCCGTCAGGATCAATAAACATCACAGGATTATTCAATGCATAATTGTAAGGCGTAACTCTTGTCGTAGTTTCAGCTAAGGGATCTTTTGGTATAACTCAACTTCATATTATTTTCAAAATCAATCCATCACTAACTCTGATACACCGGGGAATGATCTTCAATCATTTGCATATGTTTTTTCTTCAAAAACAAACAAGAGTAGGTATTCCTTACTCTTACTTTGTGTTAAATTGACTTTATATCTTATTAATTTTTAATGTATTAAACATAATACAGATATAGCTGTAGCGCTCATTTTTTTTATAATCTTCCTTGATTTTGTAACATTTTTATTATCCATCCTAAATTAAATAAGATGAAACCAATTATTGGAAATAGAATTGAAAACATATTACTTCTCTTTTTTATTTCATCATTATCAATAATTTTTTTAAATTTTGCATCATATATTAATAATATATATAAAAGAAATAAGACTGAGAAGAATCCTATAAAATAAGTTACTTTAGGAATTTCAGGAAAACTTATCTCAAATAAAAAATTAAGAAGCATTAAAAAGAAGACAAAATATAAATTAAGAAAAAGAGTTATCATTAAAATAGGTGTATATTTTGCAATATCCCGATTTCCAACTTTAATTTGGAAATAATAATATTTATTATATAAATACTTTATTAAATTTATCATATTTTTATTTATTCAATTTTACCAAAACCGCCAAACCCATCTGTAGCTGCATCCAATACAAAATAAGTAGCACTAATACCAAAACCAACAGGTCCTAAAAGTCCGACGACAGTCATAGTAACATCTAATGCTGCTTTTGCACCTACTTTCCAATCGTCTCCATTTTTATTTACATAATAATCATAGGTTCTATATACTGTATAACCTGTAGTGGCAACAGTAACAACATTTCCTAATCCTTTTGCAATTTTAAGATATCTGCTACCATTTTGTCCTAACGCACCTAAAATTCTTAACTCTTGAGCTACTCCATTTAATGTCTTAAATTCTTTATATGTCAAGCCTGCATTTTGCCTTACTCCATATTCAATGAGTTGAGTCTTTATGTCATTGCCAAATCCTAAAGCTCCCAGTCTTTTTGCTAAGTCTTCCAAAAATTTAGCATTTTTATCTTCCAATTTAACAGAATGCATAGTCACACCTCCTGTTGAACCAGTTGCCATACCATCAGAATCATAATACATTTCAGAATCTGAATCATCTAAAGTAGCCCATTGTAAATTTCCGGAACGATTCGTAATACTTGTAGCTTGTCCAGACATTAAAGCTCTATATGCAGCAGTTTGACCAAAGGTTAATCCTCCACCACCGCCATTACTAGCCCCAGTATTAAAAGGCATACCATCTCCTAAAAATGATGTGAATGAGCCAAATCGATTATAAATCATTTGGTTGAGCTGGTTGATAATCCCAATGTTTTCCATCCCGAAAAGATCATACTCCGGTCCCATGTACATTGCCTTTCTTCCGTCAGGATCAATAAACATCACAGGATTATTCAATGCATAATTGTAAGGAGTAACTCTTGTCGTAGTTTCAGCTAAGGGATCGATAACGCCCCAACGTGCAATATCACTCATATACATTCTTGCCCCGAAATCATTCCAGCCGGTTTCTTCCTGCAATTCTTTACCATTGTACTGGTATTTATAAGAAGGATTACCTGCTAATGTATTGTATCCGTTATGTTTCAGCCCAAAAGGATATAAATTGTTTTCTTCAAGAACTTCTGTGCTGCCATTGGTGTTTTTAAAGTAGCTCAAACGTACTGAACTACGTTCGTAGCCTTCGTAAAAAATTCTTTTTTACTTGTCTATCCAAATGGTCTGTATACGTGTAAATATACTTATTATTTTCAAAATTAATTTACCACGAACTCTAATACACGAGGAATGGTCTTCAATCGTTTGTGGATGTTTTTTGCTTCAAAAATAAATAAGAGTAGGGGATACCTACTCTTGTTTTAAGATTGTATTTTAATAGTTATTGAGAATCAAAGATTTAATTTCCGAAGAACTTCATCACTAATATGGTAAAGTACCTTTACAAACAATGGGAGTTTTCATATACTCTTCAGATAGCTTGTCAATAAAATATTTTTCATAATTTGAATTTACACCAATTCCTAGATACATAGAGTTATCATTAATAAGAACTATTCCTTTAGGATATTGAGAATTGTTTTTATTTATAAAATCAAATTCATAATTCCTGTTTTGTTTAGATAAAATAAACAAAAGCATTTCAAAATAATCGTAAGTTTCAAATTCTATTTTTCCAAAATATTGGGGATATGTAAAAAATTCATCTTTGGGTTTAAATCCGATTAACCAATTTTTTATAAAATCAAATATAATTTCTTTTTCAACTTTATTGATGTGTATATAGAGGTCTGTTAATTTAGATTCATTAATATCAGAAAAATTTTTGACAACGCATAATGTACGATTATCCAATTTAGATAGAATAATTTCCATTATTTTAATATAATCATCAATAGAGTCATATGATAAACCAGCTGTAAACACAACCAACTTATTATGTGTTTTTAATAAATAATAAGTAAAAACTAGAAAATTTTCTATTGCTTCACAAGAATTCAAGCGGTTATCTTTAAAGCCTATTATATTTTCAATTTCAAGTTTTAGTTTATTCTTGCCTCTTAATCTATCGTAACTATTTCCATAAATTTTAACTGCATCTTTAATAGGAAAATTCACTGCAACAAAATCTTTATTATCTATTAAACTTTGATAATCGTTGTCTATATCTATAACTCTTATGCTCATATTTAATTATTTTGTAGGAAAGTTCCTCATTTGTATATTGTAATTTCTTAAATCAACTGGTTGCTTTGGGATCCCTTTTAGAATCATCTGTATGTATTTTACATCTCCCGTTTCTAGCGCATATCTAATTGCTGCATTCATACGATGATTCCCATCTGTTAAAACTATTCTTCCGTCATAAGTAGTAAAGCCCGCTCCTGGTCTGATAGATTTCCCTGCTTTCATCTGCTGATAAAACCCTTCAATTATGGCTTTATAATCTTTATGTAGCCCCTTTTGTCCACTGTAAATTCCCTTTTTCTTCGCAAAATTAGCAATCCTATTTTCCAGAGAAAATTTATTAGAAAACGCACCAACATGCCCTGTTCCCATTCCAGAACCTACAATGCCATATTCTGCACCAGACTTGATTGCACCTCCTACATAATCACGCATATGTTTTGATGACTGCGCTCTAAAATCATCCATTCTTGCTTGTCCTGCAGCATCAAGGGCAAAAATATTTCTGGTGTTGTTATCAAACCAATCGGACAAAGGTTCTCTAATATTATCTTGTACCCAATTTGATGTTCTGTCTCTAAATCTGCTTAAAGCGTTGCCTGGTGGATCACCCTCTGTAAACTGCGAGAAATCAATATTACCAAAATAAAGAAAGGCAATTGCTTGATCATAAGTGGCTGATGTTCCAATGTCACTTCCGCCACCGCCTCCACTACTAGCCCCAGTATTAAAAGGCATACCATCTCCTAAAAATGATGTGAACGATCCAAATCTATTATAAATCATTTGGTTGAGCTGGTTGATAATCCCAATGTTTTCCACCCCGAAAAGTTCATACTCCGGTCCCATGTACATCGCCTTTCTTCCGTCAGGATCAATAAACATCACAGGATTATTCAACGCATAATTGTAAGGCGTAACTCTTGTCGTAGTTTCAGCTAAGGGATCGATAACGCCCCATCTCCCGATATCAGACATATACATTCTTGCCCCGAAATCATTCCAGCCGGTTTCCTGCTGTAGTTCTTTACCAGAATATTCATATTGATATGAGGGATTTCCTAAGGTTTGGTTATAACCTTGATGCTTTAACCCAAAAGGATAATAGTTATTTTCTTCAATGATCTCTGTTCCTGAGCCATTCTTGGTATAGCTCAACCTCACATTTCCTAAATGATCTGTATAGCTGTAAATATACTTGTTTTTTTCAAAATCATAATAGCCTTCCGAAGTCGGGACAAATTTTAATGCCGGTGCAGACAATAAGCTTCCTTCTGCCTGGTACTGGAAACCATCAAGATATTCTGTAATCCTGTAGGCTTCCGCGCTGCTTTTTCCTACCCCATAGGTGTAGATTTTGTTAAGCTTTGTCCCGTCACTCCTGTAGGTATAGCGGGTCGTTATATTACGGAACTCTTCCATGCCAGACCAGTCATCCCTTACCAAATACGTCTGGTTAAACTTTACATAATCCGGAAGATTCAGGAAATTATAATCAATCTGTAATATCCATTTATCGAGATGATCTTTCATGTTTCCGTTATCATCATAGGCAATGGTGTTTCCTGAAGCATCGGGATAGCCATTGTAATCTGCCGAAGCATCTGTTACGGAGTTCAGCCTGTTCCCGGTATAGCTGTAAGAGAGGTTGTCGATGAGGGCTAAGGCATTCAGGGCATTTTTTCCGTTTCTCTGTAATGCCGTAATGTTTCCGCCCAGATCGTAGGTTGCCGTTTCGTTATAAAACCCGTTTTGAGGCACTGAAGCATTGGGTTCGGTAAAGGTTCCCGAAGTCATCCTGTTAAGCGCGTCATATTGATAAGCATATTTTCTCAGTACCTGGTCACTGGCTGTTTTCCACAGCACTTCGGCAATATTGCCGGTTCTTTTTCCTGTTTCCGTGCTTGCCGGAAGATAATATTTCAGCTCATATCCGAATAATTTTCCTGTAGCGGAAGGGTCATTCACTTTTGTAAGAGCTCCTCTGATATTGTAAGTATAATCGATGCTTTGCAGGTTGTTTCCTACGGTTTTATTGGCAAGCCGGGAAAGCTCGTTATAGCTATTCTCCGCCAAAAGCTCCGGTAAGTTGCCATCTACCGTATGCCATTGTTTTTTCAGACGATTTTGGGCATCGTATTCAAAATTCTGGGTAATTACCTTTTCGGTATCCGAAGACAGCCTTTTATGGTACGTTTTGCTCTGTAATACCACTCCGGCAAAATCAAGCTCAGTTTCCGTTCTGGTAGAACCTCCCAAATGATTAACAGAGTGGGTACCGATGGCTCTTGCTTTTTCATCATACCAGATATAATTTTTTGTCCAGCTATCGTCCTCAATATTCTTTACATAAGAAGCTGTGGGCAGGTTTTTGGTATTGATATTCTGCGACAGATCATCCCCAATGGTATTTTTTCCGAATACCTGGGAAGGCCTTGCGACACTGCCTGTTGGATAGGTATCGTAATAGTTGATGCTCAGGATTTTGGTAAATGAGGTAGGATACACGGTATTGGTGTAATAAGCGGTTAGTCCCGAAGCATTAAAGCCTCCTGCATTTCTGCTTTCTGTCTGTACCGTTACAGCATTCATCGTATTCTGTTCGGTTTCTCTTCCTGCATTTCCGTAATATTGAGAGCCTGTATAAATTCCGGTATATACCACACGTCCGAACTGATCGTATTTGGTGAAAAGCCATTGTTTGGAAGCTCCCATATTGGCATCCTGGGACATTACTATTCTGCTCATTTTATCATACACAAAATACTCCCAGTCTTTTCCCGGTAATTTTTTGGCTATCTGCCTGCTTTTGCTGTCATATTTATACTGGTAGCACAGGGTATTAAGAGCGGTTTGATCTAATGCAGCAGTAGAGGCAAGCGGCGGAATCACAAAAGCCAGGTGATCATATTTGTTATACACATAATAGGTCTCTGTATTTCCTTTTCTCACCATAAGGGTTTGCCCTTTTCCGTTTTTAAATTCGGAAGTAGTGTTCCCGTCTTCATCGGTTACGGAATTTTTCACCAACTGTCCTGCTGCAAAAGTTCCGTCCTGGCTCATGGTTTCTGCAGTAGCTCCGTTCTGCCATGAAGTGGTTACGGTATATTTTTTCACTTCTCCTGAAGCGTTCATCTCATAGCCAAAAGTAATGGGATGCCCCTGGAAATCGGTTCCGGTTTGGTTTGCGAAAGCGGTCTTCCTGTTGGCGAGCTTTCGACTACAGATTCAGAATAGAAATACTGATCTGTACCATAGCTTTGTGATGCATTGGATTTCGGGTTGGTATAGATCGCTCCGTTTTGGGTTCCCGACTGGGGAATCGGAAGATAGGATCTTAATTGTCTTCCAAAATTATCATATTCGGAAGGAATTACAATATCTTTCTGTGCAGGGCTTGCTTTGATGCTGATGGTCTGCTTTATTCTTCCCAGTCCGTCAGAATATTGCACTGTTTCGGTTTTTTTGCTGCAGTCTTCATTCAGACAGTTTTTGGTATAAATATAATTTTCACCTGTTGAGAGACTGGTTGTCTGAGCAGAAATAACAACCCCAAACAAAAGGCTGAATAGTGAAAGTCTGTTTTTCATGGTTCTGTTAAGGTTTGTAGTTATACTGATTCTCTTTAATCACCTGTCCGCTGGCATTTTTCACTCTGAACAATCTTCCGGATGCATCATATTCATAGCTCTGTTTAATTCCGTTGGAAGAAACGGTATGGGTAATCCCAACCAATGGATCGTAAGCAGATACGGATATCGGATATTGCTGCAAGGCAGGATCAAGACGTAAATTTTCCAGCGCAGTTAGCAATGCGGCTTCATTAGCCGGATTATCGGCATCTGCATTGGAAGCCGCAATCGCTGCTGCAATTGTAGAAGCAGAAGCAATATTACTGTATTTTGCCCCGGTAATCTGTGCAATAGGCAGCGTCTGGTAATATCCCCAAATGGTCGTTACGGAATTTCCTGCTTTATCGGTAGACTGAACCAGGTTTCCTTTGGTGTCATACACATCAAAAGTCATCTGGGTCTCAGACACCTGGTTTAGATCAGCAGTTTCAAGTGAGGTTGGATAAAAATGACTGCTATTATCATACTTGGTGGTTGCTTTTGACATAACAACTCCATTGTTTTTGGTCTCTACCTGTAAAGGTACAGCAATGATATTTTTATTGAGAAAGCGTGTATCGTTAAGATCTGAAGCATATCTTGTAGTGACCTCGTTAATGTCTCCATTATTCGTCGTGGTTTTGGAGATAATTTCCTGAAAGTTATCAGGGCTGAAAGTCGTTTCAGTTTGTGTTTGGAGCACATGCTGCCCCAAATAAGATTTACTCGTTTCTTTTACATATTGAAGCCATGAAGGTTTGGTGGTTCCCATAGCAATATTTGTTTCCGAAACACCCGTAATTTCCTGAAAACTATATTCATAATCAGATGATTCCGTTAGTTGGTTTTGGTTGGTATATACTTCTTTCTTTTCCATAATCCCTCCTGAAGTAAGATTATAATAAGGAAAATATCCCGTGTTGGAAGATAAAACATAATTGTTGGGTGTTTTAAAATAATATTTGATATACCCGTTGTTTTCCGAACCTGCAATCTCCGTTTCTTTTACATTTTTATATAATACAAAACTGTCATATTGAGAACTGGAAACAAGATAGTTGTCATTGTAATATTCTTCTCCGGAAGAACTTTCCATATCAGCAAATGCCTGATATTCAAAAATTTTAGTTTTTACCAATATTCCATTTTCATCAAATGACTGTATCCTTTTCACTCTTGCACCTGCTTTTGTAACAGCTTCATTTTTAAAGGGAGCAGACATTGTTTTTAGTGTATATTGCCTGATAAAACCTTTTGCCCCACCGCTGGTAACAAATTGATAGTTATCAGGAAAGACTTTGTACAATATATTGGTGTTACATGATAACGGGGTTAAAATTGAAGTACCGGACCTTCTCATTTCGTAACTGAAAGGGATAGGATTACCATGGGGATCTGTATTAAAATAAAGATCACTAATTCCTATTTCAAAGTAAGAATCTCCGGAGCCGGTTACAGTTAAAGGATAATTGTTGGTAATGTTGGTGTCAAATAGTGTCTCAGTCATCTCATAATACTGGGTCTCCCAATCAGGAAGAGCATTCCCTGAATTTCTATCCAGATATCTTGTATTGGCTTCGAAATCATAAACAACAGTGCCTTTGGTAGGGAATGTTATTTTTTTCAAAAGTCCCATCGTATATTTTTTAGGGCTTAAAGTCTGCGCATTACTACACATATAATTCCCATATCGCATGTCATCATAGTAACCATATTGAGTGCTTGATCCCTGTTCATCATATTCAAACAAGGTTTCTTCAACTACTGCCAGATTTTTATCAAGCTTTCGAATGCTGGTTAAAGCTGGTCTTGGTCTTGTAATAGCGATCATTTCGTTATTTTGCGATTCCTCATCTGCAAGAAAAGAAGTTCTCTGATATAAAAACATATATCTGGATTGCAACCTGTCTGCGGGATCTGTTAAACTGACGCTGTTAAGGGTAAAAGGGTCACTTTCCAGCACCTCACTATCATCCCAAGGGGCATCATATACATAATTGAATTTCAGTTTACCTTTGCCTGTAGAAATCGTATTAATCTTGCAAAACTGGTATTTCTTTATAGAAGAAGTTCCCATGTATTTGATCTTCTTATCGTAGCTATAGCTGACAATTTCACTTCCTCCGGGATCTTTAACCTTAGTTAGTACAAAAGAGGTTTTATAATTGGAATAGGTAATATCCCTCGTAACGCCAATATTGTAGTCCTCAAATAAATATTGAAATCCTCTGTCATCCGTAATGGTAAATGAATTGATAATAAATGTAGTGCTTGAAAGATCCTTTTCGTACTCTATTTTTACTTTTTCTCCTGTTATATTTTTTAAAACCGGATTACCCGTGGCAGAATCTCTGTAAATTTTAAACTTTCCTGAATGCCCGGGAATTGTGTAGTAAAAAATATCTGCCTGCTCTTCGTTGATATCAGTCCAGTTTTTAGTTTCGTCAACATCTGAAACTTCCTGTCTGGTAATTACCCCTGCTACAAACAATGACCAGCCTTGCCCGACTTCGCTGGCAGGTACATTTGGCTTCGCATTGTAAACATGATAAGACAGTGATGCATTCACCGGAAATTTTTCATTGGAACTTTCCAGTTGATAAATGGGAAATCCTATATTTGGAACTCCTGTAGCAGCGGATACTGCAGTATTGACATAATTGGAAAGCGATCCGGTAGTAGGCTCCGGTAAAGAAGTATTTTGTGCACTTACTATATGGCATATTGATGACAACAATACAGCGCTTAGTTTTATTTTTTTCATAATTGTGTTTATTTCTTAATCAGTTTCGCATTTGCGGTTTTATTCGTATCCGTTTTTATCGTAACCAGATAAGCTCCCTGTATCAAAGGCTGGGTATTGATTTTTGTTACCTTATTCTTCGTTTTCAGACTCTGCAACTGTCTTCCCGCCATATCATACATCATAATATCCGCTTCTTTAAAATCAAACCCGATCTCTACATACGCATAATCCGATACAGGGTTCGGATAGATCTTAATATCCTGCTTTTCGATGAGTTGGTCTACCTG from Chryseobacterium camelliae includes these protein-coding regions:
- a CDS encoding RHS repeat-associated core domain-containing protein, which codes for MNASGEVKKYTVTTSWQNGATAETMSQDGTFAAGQLVKNSVTDEDGNTTSEFKNGKGQTLMVRKGNTETYYVYNKYDHLAFVIPPLASTAALDQTALNTLCYQYKYDSKSRQIAKKLPGKDWEYFVYDKMSRIVMSQDANMGASKQWLFTKYDQFGRVVYTGIYTGSQYYGNAGRETEQNTMNAVTVQTESRNAGGFNASGLTAYYTNTVYPTSFTKILSINYYDTYPTGSVARPSQVFGKNTIGDDLSQNINTKNLPTASYVKNIEDDSWTKNYIWYDEKARAIGTHSVNHLGGSTRTETELDFAGVVLQSKTYHKRLSSDTEKVITQNFEYDAQNRLKKQWHTVDGNLPELLAENSYNELSRLANKTVGNNLQSIDYTYNIRGALTKVNDPSATGKLFGYELKYYLPASTETGKRTGNIAEVLWKTASDQVLRKYAYQYDALNRMTSGTFTEPNASVPQNGFYNETATYDLGGNITALQRNGKNALNALALIDNLSYSYTGNRLNSVTDASADYNGYPDASGNTIAYDDNGNMKDHLDKWILQIDYNFLNLPDYVKFNQTYLVRDDWSGMEEFRNITTRYTYRSDGTKLNKIYTYGVGKSSAEAYRITEYLDGFQYQAEGSLLSAPALKFVPTSEGYYDFEKNKYIYSYTDHLGNVRLSYTKNGSGTEIIEENNYYPFGLKHQGYNQTLGNPSYQYEYSGKELQQETGWNDFGARMYMSDIGRWGVIDPLAETTTRVTPYNYALNNPVMFIDPDGRKAMYMGPEYELFGVENIGIINQLNQMIYNRFGSFTSFLGDGMPFNTGASSGGGGGSDIGTSATYDQAIAFLYFGNIDFSQFTEGDPPGNALSRFRDRTSNWVQDNIREPLSDWFDNNTRNIFALDAAGQARMDDFRAQSSKHMRDYVGGAIKSGAEYGIVGSGMGTGHVGAFSNKFSLENRIANFAKKKGIYSGQKGLHKDYKAIIEGFYQQMKAGKSIRPGAGFTTYDGRIVLTDGNHRMNAAIRYALETGDVKYIQMILKGIPKQPVDLRNYNIQMRNFPTK
- a CDS encoding RHS repeat-associated core domain-containing protein gives rise to the protein MSYFKNTNGSTEVLEENNLYPFGLKHNGYNTLAGNPSYKYQYNGKELQEETGWNDFGARMYMSDIARWGVIDPLAETTTRVTPYNYALNNPVMFIDPDGRKAMYMGPEYDLFGMENIGIINQLNQMIYNRFGSFTSFLGDGMPFNTGASNGGGGGLTFGQTAAYRALMSGQATSITNRSGNLQWATLDDSDSEMYYDSDGMATGSTGGVTMHSVKLEDKNAKFLEDLAKRLGALGFGNDIKTQLIEYGVRQNAGLTYKEFKTLNGVAQELRILGALGQNGSRYLKIAKGLGNVVTVATTGYTVYRTYDYYVNKNGDDWKVGAKAALDVTMTVVGLLGPVGFGISATYFVLDAATDGFGGFGKIE
- a CDS encoding DUF6443 domain-containing protein; this translates as MKNRLSLFSLLFGVVISAQTTSLSTGENYIYTKNCLNEDCSKKTETVQYSDGLGRIKQTISIKASPAQKDIVIPSEYDNFGRQLRSYLPIPQSGTQNGAIYTNPKSNASQSYGTDQYFYSESVVESSPTGRPLSQTKPEPISRGIPLLLAMR
- a CDS encoding RHS repeat-associated core domain-containing protein; translated protein: MSIYSAEVLEENNYYPFGLKHQGYNPTNGNPSYKYQYSGKELQQETGWNDFGARMYMSDIARWGVIDPLAETTTRVTPYNYALNNPVMFIDPDGRRAVYMGPEHDLFGVENIGERSVNNYKIIK